In a genomic window of Corynebacterium lizhenjunii:
- a CDS encoding anchored repeat-type ABC transporter permease subunit, with amino-acid sequence MIDLSLIHFFHDLANPQLDFLLRAVIMAVLAATVCGVVGCYVVLRGMAFIGDAVSHAVFPGLAIAFALQGSVLVGGAVAGAVVAVLIAVFSQRRQVREDSIIGVFFAASFALGMVIISRIDGYTASLTSFLFGTLTGVTRADLLAAVGVNAVVLGVLVVLRPQLCAVCLDRETARAMGLPLLILDCVLYLAVTAAVVISVGTVGNILVLALLITPAATARLVTNSLGAMMAVAASIGAGGAVVGIYLAWAIDLPAGATIVLVLTVVFLCVWAGSAATMAAATGSATASARAAAAPAAAAPAARAHSVAKEKTHG; translated from the coding sequence ATGATTGACTTGAGCCTTATTCACTTCTTCCACGACCTGGCCAATCCGCAGCTGGACTTTTTGCTGCGAGCAGTAATCATGGCGGTTCTGGCCGCCACCGTGTGCGGCGTGGTGGGCTGCTACGTGGTCTTGCGCGGCATGGCCTTTATTGGCGATGCCGTCTCCCACGCCGTCTTCCCCGGACTGGCCATAGCTTTTGCCCTGCAGGGCTCTGTGCTGGTGGGCGGGGCAGTTGCCGGTGCGGTGGTCGCGGTGCTCATAGCCGTGTTCTCGCAACGCCGCCAAGTACGCGAGGACTCCATCATTGGAGTGTTCTTCGCCGCATCGTTTGCCCTGGGCATGGTAATAATCTCGCGGATCGACGGATACACAGCGTCACTGACGAGCTTCTTGTTTGGCACGCTAACCGGGGTGACGCGCGCCGATTTGCTTGCGGCAGTGGGCGTCAACGCTGTGGTGCTGGGCGTGCTGGTGGTGCTGCGGCCGCAACTTTGCGCGGTGTGTCTGGACCGGGAGACCGCCCGAGCCATGGGCCTACCGCTGCTGATTCTGGACTGCGTACTGTACTTGGCGGTCACCGCCGCGGTGGTGATTTCCGTAGGAACGGTGGGAAACATCTTGGTGCTGGCGTTGCTTATCACTCCGGCTGCCACAGCGCGATTGGTGACGAACTCATTAGGGGCGATGATGGCGGTTGCCGCGAGCATTGGCGCCGGGGGTGCCGTGGTGGGCATCTATCTGGCCTGGGCAATCGACTTGCCCGCCGGGGCGACGATCGTCTTGGTATTAACAGTTGTCTTTTTGTGCGTGTGGGCTGGTTCGGCTGCGACTATGGCTGCGGCTACGGGTTCGGCTACGGCTTCGGCTAGGGCTGCAGCTGCTCCGGCTGCAGCTGCTCCGGCTGCGCGCGCACATTCTGTTGCGAAGGAGAAAACTCATGGTTAA
- a CDS encoding choice-of-anchor M domain-containing protein encodes MVKLCTRFAVGGLVTALMWAATPGAAAAEISHIIERGHQDLALFAGPGGVAAGVFDESTGTQPLASGQVAVAVPESQRRFVPVPPADLDTELWVLPDPQVADAPWFGFSTTAHPGGFDAITEDVTLRLQVNSGPGRVVVATNAPDFQSFDTVLDSEQPCTPWQYYGNTHAHANFFFSEPGAYSTTFTFNHAGADYPVDVVFLVGGGLELADAHAAQSAHPTDQCTGSATTGPGAVGGAGAQSGRGAKSRPQQLAADIRAMDRAVAGLDRTLDKTFKEAEAFLGVGTPAAQASRNNQAGKAQPGQDTQSSRNTQGSSAQSRESSLNSSQKSSPMQRTGTTSTPGRVQSPPRAHTNAPAQPTGDARASHSNSRPSGTHATSGERPRNAATASPNAQQSVPQPAPNAQTPAVNLANAEGNGMFWAGTMAGVGATFLLVGSALLAYVYASRRKQAE; translated from the coding sequence ATGGTTAAGTTGTGTACGCGTTTTGCGGTTGGCGGCCTGGTCACCGCGCTTATGTGGGCAGCGACACCGGGAGCAGCTGCGGCGGAAATTTCCCACATTATTGAGCGCGGACACCAGGATCTGGCGCTCTTCGCCGGGCCCGGTGGCGTTGCCGCCGGGGTCTTCGACGAGTCCACCGGCACCCAGCCGCTAGCCTCCGGGCAGGTAGCGGTGGCCGTTCCGGAATCCCAGCGGCGCTTTGTGCCCGTCCCTCCGGCTGACCTGGATACCGAGCTGTGGGTACTGCCAGACCCACAGGTTGCCGATGCCCCCTGGTTCGGCTTTTCTACCACCGCTCACCCGGGTGGTTTTGACGCCATAACCGAAGATGTAACGTTGCGACTGCAGGTAAACAGCGGGCCCGGCCGGGTGGTGGTGGCCACCAATGCCCCCGATTTCCAGTCCTTTGACACCGTGCTCGACTCTGAACAGCCATGCACCCCGTGGCAGTATTACGGCAACACACACGCTCACGCCAATTTTTTCTTTAGCGAACCGGGAGCTTATTCCACCACGTTTACCTTTAATCACGCGGGCGCAGACTACCCAGTTGACGTAGTCTTCCTGGTGGGCGGTGGCCTTGAGCTTGCCGATGCCCACGCCGCCCAATCAGCCCATCCCACCGACCAGTGCACAGGATCCGCAACGACCGGGCCGGGTGCCGTGGGCGGAGCAGGCGCCCAGTCAGGGCGCGGGGCAAAAAGCCGCCCACAACAACTGGCCGCGGACATCCGGGCCATGGACCGAGCGGTGGCGGGGCTCGACCGCACCCTAGACAAGACTTTCAAGGAAGCCGAGGCCTTCCTGGGCGTGGGGACTCCGGCCGCGCAAGCATCACGGAATAACCAGGCCGGGAAAGCACAGCCGGGGCAAGATACACAGTCATCCCGGAATACGCAGGGGTCCTCGGCGCAGTCACGGGAATCCTCACTAAATTCATCGCAAAAGTCATCGCCGATGCAACGGACAGGCACCACGAGCACTCCAGGGCGGGTGCAGTCTCCACCACGAGCCCATACGAACGCACCGGCACAGCCTACAGGCGATGCAAGAGCCAGCCACTCAAATTCTCGCCCTTCCGGAACGCACGCGACCTCCGGTGAACGTCCGCGTAATGCTGCAACGGCCAGTCCGAATGCCCAACAGTCCGTCCCTCAACCTGCCCCTAATGCCCAGACACCCGCCGTCAACCTTGCTAACGCGGAGGGCAACGGGATGTTTTGGGCTGGAACGATGGCCGGAGTCGGGGCCACTTTCCTCCTAGTGGGAAGTGCGCTCCTGGCTTATGTGTACGCCAGCCGCCGAAAGCAGGCAGAGTAA
- a CDS encoding anchored repeat-type ABC transporter ATP-binding subunit gives MISTTQLSVSLAGRTVVHDVSLHVGAGEFIGLLGPNGAGKTTLMRALLGLVPYRGEVNTQQRCGYVPQRHEFAWDFPINVYDCVLGGRTGLIGWARRAGRADHAAAAEAVELVGLTALARRPIGQLSGGQRQRVLIARALATRPGVLLLDEPFTGLDAPNSEALLALFAGLSAQGKSVLMSTHNLAEAAHSCPRLVLFNRTIIADAPASDLLANPAPWEATFGVAADSPLLGAIGVRR, from the coding sequence ATGATTAGCACAACACAGCTGAGTGTTAGCCTGGCTGGGCGCACCGTAGTGCACGATGTGAGCCTGCACGTTGGTGCTGGGGAATTTATTGGGCTGCTAGGGCCCAACGGTGCGGGCAAGACCACACTCATGCGCGCGCTGCTGGGCCTGGTGCCCTACCGCGGCGAAGTGAACACCCAGCAGCGTTGTGGGTACGTACCCCAGCGCCACGAGTTCGCCTGGGATTTTCCCATCAATGTCTACGATTGCGTGCTCGGTGGGCGCACCGGGCTCATCGGCTGGGCGCGCCGGGCAGGGCGCGCCGACCACGCCGCGGCAGCCGAGGCAGTCGAGCTAGTGGGCTTGACCGCCCTGGCGCGCCGTCCCATAGGGCAGCTCTCCGGCGGGCAGCGCCAACGCGTGCTAATAGCCCGAGCCCTGGCCACACGCCCCGGCGTTCTGCTGCTCGACGAGCCATTTACCGGACTGGACGCGCCGAATTCCGAAGCCCTCCTAGCGTTGTTTGCCGGGCTGAGTGCCCAGGGCAAGTCCGTGCTGATGTCCACCCACAACCTGGCCGAAGCCGCACACTCCTGCCCGCGGCTGGTGCTGTTTAACCGCACCATTATTGCCGATGCCCCCGCCAGCGACCTGCTGGCCAACCCCGCGCCCTGGGAAGCCACGTTTGGCGTGGCAGCAGATTCGCCATTACTGGGTGCGATAGGAGTACGCCGATGA
- a CDS encoding HNH endonuclease signature motif containing protein has translation MRRYANGTATMSITARDVDLTDVYDAIDQSAPAESFLNLVRGEGGAGRLNYIPMITLQLDTFAKLLAVNDCNHTSTDSAGAKPTGNTHTSASAANPAGANSADSDIIVRANNGARMTGAELAQRILLKHGFVAILSRVHGPVDVYRVERFATDKQRLLLAAESPECAWLDCHVPFDKCQIHHITSWADGGETNIRNLTVLCPHHNGANEDHPPGGIPIHRGRMVRVGGQVAWQSPGGGVPVPTSPTN, from the coding sequence ATGCGCCGCTACGCCAACGGCACAGCCACCATGTCGATTACCGCCCGCGATGTGGACCTTACCGATGTCTACGATGCCATCGACCAATCCGCCCCGGCAGAAAGCTTCCTTAACCTAGTACGCGGTGAAGGTGGAGCCGGGCGATTGAACTACATCCCCATGATCACCCTGCAGCTAGATACCTTCGCCAAACTGCTCGCCGTTAACGACTGCAACCACACCAGTACAGACTCTGCCGGCGCCAAACCCACGGGCAACACCCACACCAGTGCCAGCGCAGCCAACCCTGCCGGGGCAAACTCCGCCGATTCGGACATTATTGTTCGGGCGAACAACGGGGCGCGGATGACCGGGGCGGAGTTAGCCCAGCGCATCTTGCTCAAGCACGGGTTCGTGGCAATCCTTAGTCGGGTGCATGGTCCGGTGGATGTCTACCGTGTGGAACGCTTTGCCACCGACAAGCAGCGCCTTCTTCTTGCCGCGGAGAGCCCGGAGTGTGCGTGGTTGGATTGTCACGTGCCGTTTGATAAGTGCCAGATCCACCACATCACGTCGTGGGCTGATGGTGGGGAAACCAACATCAGGAACCTCACGGTGTTATGCCCGCACCATAATGGTGCCAACGAGGACCACCCGCCAGGAGGAATACCCATCCACCGCGGCCGAATGGTAAGGGTTGGTGGGCAGGTTGCCTGGCAGTCGCCCGGTGGTGGTGTCCCGGTGCCAACCAGCCCCACCAACTAA
- a CDS encoding fumarylacetoacetate hydrolase family protein translates to MRLGRIAHQEGLCFAIIEGEPGNLVAKEISGTPFTPPEPTGREFAEAEFRLLAPTLPTKVVALGRNYADHVAEVFAKSADDLPPTIFVKPSTAVIGPGAPVKIPEFATNVEFEGELAVVISKVSKNIDPDKWQEHVLGFVICNDVSSRDLQFQDGQWARAKGIDTFCPLGPWIETDINKFDLDNTKINAYLTHDGQRVQKQDSNTNQMIVKMGGILAEISASMTLLPGDVVTTGSPAGTAPMVPGDTIEIEIPGIGSLTNPIERA, encoded by the coding sequence ATGCGTTTAGGACGAATTGCACACCAAGAAGGACTTTGTTTCGCCATCATCGAAGGCGAGCCTGGCAACCTGGTTGCCAAGGAAATCTCCGGCACCCCATTTACCCCACCGGAGCCGACTGGCCGCGAGTTTGCCGAAGCCGAATTCCGCCTCCTGGCACCCACCCTGCCCACCAAGGTCGTGGCCCTGGGCCGCAACTACGCTGACCACGTGGCGGAGGTGTTTGCAAAGTCTGCTGATGACCTCCCGCCCACCATCTTCGTCAAGCCTTCCACCGCCGTTATCGGCCCTGGTGCGCCGGTGAAGATTCCAGAGTTTGCCACCAACGTGGAGTTCGAGGGCGAACTGGCGGTGGTCATCTCCAAGGTGTCCAAGAACATTGATCCGGATAAGTGGCAGGAGCACGTGCTGGGCTTTGTCATCTGCAACGATGTCTCCTCGCGTGACCTGCAATTCCAAGATGGGCAGTGGGCGCGCGCTAAGGGTATCGACACCTTCTGCCCGCTGGGCCCCTGGATTGAGACTGACATCAACAAGTTTGACTTGGACAACACCAAGATCAACGCCTATCTCACCCATGATGGTCAGCGCGTGCAGAAGCAGGACTCCAACACCAACCAGATGATCGTCAAGATGGGCGGCATCCTCGCAGAGATTTCTGCCTCCATGACTTTGCTGCCTGGCGATGTGGTCACCACTGGTTCCCCAGCCGGAACCGCGCCGATGGTCCCCGGCGACACCATCGAAATCGAAATCCCCGGCATTGGTTCTTTGACCAACCCCATCGAGCGCGCTTAG
- a CDS encoding DUF294 nucleotidyltransferase-like domain-containing protein yields MNQPVAAVELEEVSGFLAQHDPFSRLPEAQRVELARALRMRYVRRGEHIISAGEVNDYLYIVRSGAVDVLSADDVLVDRRDTGATCGYSTLVGVPESEYTMVIVEDALLLVLARAEFDQLCAAHPDLARFFDAQTRRTSAAVRELEEDSTELLRTRVRDIPLHAAPELGPDVTVQEAARAMTQHQASSLIVADGGAVVGIVTDRDLRARVLAADVPLDTPVAQIMTRNPVTLTPETMAMEAQLLMAEHNFHHVPVVEDGQLRGILTQADIAGLLQEDPIFVAANLARSTDVTDAFSHAARLAVRYIDRGSTPQEVANIITMVADAVARRVCALAEEELGPPPVPFAFVVVGSQGRREMGMASDQDNALVLDNSFDPAVHGQYFAEFGQRVCAGLARAGQELCPGEMMAANSQWRMTQAQWESAFHQWITAPQPDALLSAQVFFDMRTVYGAAELGAQVHAYAVSVAKGSRRLHAHLASLAARREPPLTFFRGLVVERDGQHVNTLDVKKGGTAGIVQMARLFALASGSTAVETQERLRAAAGDSVSTQGAKELADALTYLRSLTLQHQAEQVRAGQAPDYHIDPSALGRMDREHLRDAFRIIKSMQSALATKYPVRNV; encoded by the coding sequence ATGAACCAGCCTGTTGCCGCCGTGGAACTCGAGGAAGTCAGCGGATTCCTCGCCCAGCATGATCCGTTCTCCCGCCTGCCCGAAGCTCAACGCGTGGAGTTGGCGCGCGCTTTGCGCATGCGCTACGTGCGCCGAGGTGAGCACATTATTAGCGCCGGGGAAGTCAATGATTATCTCTATATCGTCCGCTCCGGGGCGGTGGATGTGCTCAGCGCGGACGATGTCCTGGTGGACCGGCGCGATACCGGGGCTACCTGCGGCTATTCCACATTGGTGGGGGTACCGGAGTCTGAATACACGATGGTAATTGTGGAAGACGCCTTGCTCCTGGTGCTGGCGCGGGCGGAGTTTGACCAGCTATGTGCGGCCCACCCGGACCTGGCGCGCTTTTTTGATGCGCAGACCCGGCGCACCAGTGCCGCGGTGCGCGAGCTGGAAGAGGACTCCACGGAGCTGCTGCGCACGCGGGTGCGCGACATACCGCTGCATGCCGCCCCCGAACTGGGTCCAGACGTCACTGTGCAGGAGGCAGCGCGGGCGATGACGCAACACCAGGCGTCGTCGCTCATTGTGGCCGACGGTGGCGCGGTCGTGGGCATTGTTACCGACCGGGATTTGCGCGCCCGGGTGCTGGCTGCGGATGTGCCGTTGGACACACCGGTGGCGCAGATTATGACGCGTAACCCGGTAACCCTGACCCCGGAAACCATGGCCATGGAAGCGCAATTGCTGATGGCGGAGCACAACTTCCATCACGTACCGGTGGTCGAGGACGGGCAATTGCGGGGCATTTTAACCCAAGCTGACATCGCCGGACTGTTGCAGGAAGACCCCATTTTTGTGGCCGCCAATTTGGCGCGCTCCACGGACGTGACGGACGCTTTTTCACATGCGGCGCGGTTGGCGGTGCGCTATATTGACCGCGGTTCGACCCCGCAAGAGGTAGCCAACATTATCACCATGGTGGCTGACGCCGTGGCGCGGCGCGTGTGCGCTCTGGCGGAAGAAGAGCTGGGCCCGCCGCCTGTTCCTTTTGCGTTTGTGGTGGTGGGCTCGCAGGGGCGCCGGGAGATGGGAATGGCCTCTGACCAGGACAATGCGCTGGTGCTGGACAATTCCTTTGATCCCGCGGTGCACGGGCAGTACTTCGCGGAGTTTGGGCAGCGCGTGTGTGCGGGCCTGGCGCGGGCGGGCCAAGAGCTGTGCCCAGGGGAGATGATGGCGGCGAACTCACAGTGGCGGATGACGCAAGCGCAGTGGGAGTCCGCGTTTCACCAGTGGATTACTGCGCCGCAGCCTGATGCGCTGCTCTCGGCGCAGGTGTTTTTCGATATGCGGACAGTCTATGGCGCTGCCGAGTTGGGCGCGCAGGTCCACGCCTACGCCGTGAGTGTGGCCAAGGGTTCGCGGCGTTTGCACGCGCACCTGGCTAGCCTGGCGGCGCGTAGGGAGCCGCCCCTGACGTTCTTCCGCGGTTTGGTGGTGGAGCGCGATGGCCAGCACGTTAATACTTTGGATGTCAAGAAGGGCGGGACGGCTGGCATTGTGCAGATGGCGCGGTTGTTTGCGCTGGCCAGTGGGAGTACTGCCGTGGAGACCCAGGAGCGTTTGCGAGCCGCTGCCGGCGATAGCGTGAGCACCCAGGGAGCCAAAGAGCTTGCCGATGCCCTGACCTACCTGCGTTCCTTAACCCTCCAGCACCAGGCGGAGCAGGTTCGGGCGGGTCAGGCTCCGGACTATCACATTGATCCGAGTGCTTTGGGGCGCATGGACCGTGAGCATTTGCGCGATGCCTTCCGGATTATCAAGTCCATGCAGTCGGCGTTGGCCACGAAGTACCCGGTGCGCAATGTTTAG
- a CDS encoding exonuclease domain-containing protein has product MFRRRRLDVGAPARSLAVEQARFLAVDFETTGTDPRRDAVVSMGWVPVDGGEIVLGEAGYHVVSGAQVGDSALIHGLTDAAVERGAPATEVLPQLLEALRGRVLLAHFAALEVGFVERLCQEQYGKRPQLQVVDTFALERRHMERMGTYPRGEDLRLARVRQRYGLPRYGNHNALTDALACAELFLAQVTQTRAQTLADIVS; this is encoded by the coding sequence ATGTTTAGGCGGCGGCGATTGGATGTTGGTGCGCCGGCGCGTTCGCTAGCGGTGGAGCAGGCGCGTTTTCTGGCCGTGGACTTTGAGACCACAGGCACTGATCCGCGTCGCGACGCCGTGGTCTCGATGGGTTGGGTACCGGTTGATGGCGGGGAGATTGTCCTTGGCGAGGCTGGCTATCACGTGGTCAGTGGGGCACAGGTGGGGGATTCGGCACTGATCCATGGGCTTACTGATGCCGCCGTGGAACGCGGTGCCCCCGCCACCGAGGTGTTACCGCAATTGCTGGAGGCCCTGCGTGGGCGCGTGTTGTTGGCGCACTTCGCTGCCTTGGAGGTGGGCTTTGTGGAGCGGCTGTGCCAGGAGCAGTACGGTAAGCGGCCACAGTTGCAGGTGGTGGACACGTTCGCCCTGGAGCGTAGGCATATGGAGCGCATGGGGACTTATCCCCGTGGCGAGGATTTGCGGCTGGCACGGGTGCGGCAGCGCTATGGGCTGCCCCGCTATGGCAACCATAATGCGCTCACGGACGCGTTGGCCTGTGCGGAGCTGTTCTTGGCACAGGTGACGCAGACTCGCGCCCAGACGCTGGCCGATATTGTCTCCTAG
- a CDS encoding cell wall-binding repeat-containing protein: MKTLPITLALLAAAGLITSGCSTAPNSADSSSSAHSSSDEARAPRLSSDLRAEVFTDATRAVLATDPAHLAPAARFAVAEGLPLYENATDVPASLKELVTFGPTPAVGLPEGLKVTAGASSAESTDAPSLQHADITSWQPGGDNTALAGSTVLVAPDTPVGQVAAAQAAGARVLALPVADPRATSESMAAVEAGNVIAVGPGFGSEADFAARVEMVAAGELPGGGGLVFPGRRMVALYGHPSGPALGVMGEQDPQAAVERVRALVEQYQPHSEEPVIPAFEVIATVASASPGPDGDYSNEADPAELQPYVDAIVNAGGYAVLDLQPGRASLLEQAKLYEDLLSHPNVGLALDPEWKIGPDELPMERIGHVEAAEVNEVAQWLAALVREKGLPQKALVLHQFQLQMLRDRSQIDTSAPELAFVLHADGHGPTGVKMETWNVLREGLHPDFFMAWKNFIDEDEPMLDPAATYAVEPRPWFVSYQ; encoded by the coding sequence GTGAAAACTCTCCCCATCACTCTCGCGTTGCTCGCGGCCGCAGGCCTAATTACTAGCGGGTGCTCCACTGCCCCCAATTCCGCTGATTCCTCCTCGTCCGCCCATTCTTCCTCGGATGAGGCCCGCGCCCCGCGGCTAAGTTCTGATCTGCGCGCGGAGGTCTTCACCGATGCCACCCGGGCCGTGCTGGCCACCGACCCCGCGCACCTTGCCCCTGCCGCCCGCTTTGCCGTCGCGGAGGGCCTGCCGCTGTATGAGAATGCGACGGACGTGCCGGCCTCCCTCAAAGAGCTGGTCACTTTCGGCCCCACCCCAGCTGTCGGCTTGCCGGAGGGGCTTAAAGTCACTGCCGGGGCCTCCTCCGCAGAGTCTACCGATGCCCCCTCCCTCCAGCATGCAGACATCACCAGCTGGCAGCCAGGCGGCGACAACACCGCGTTAGCCGGTTCCACCGTCTTGGTGGCCCCGGATACCCCGGTGGGCCAGGTAGCCGCTGCTCAGGCCGCAGGAGCCCGGGTCCTCGCACTGCCAGTGGCCGATCCGCGCGCTACCTCGGAGTCCATGGCTGCAGTAGAAGCAGGCAACGTCATCGCGGTTGGCCCGGGCTTCGGCAGCGAAGCGGACTTTGCCGCCCGCGTGGAGATGGTTGCAGCTGGCGAGCTACCCGGTGGCGGCGGATTGGTTTTTCCTGGTAGACGCATGGTGGCTCTCTACGGCCACCCCTCCGGGCCAGCTTTGGGCGTGATGGGGGAGCAAGACCCCCAGGCAGCCGTTGAGCGCGTGCGCGCCCTCGTAGAGCAGTATCAACCCCATTCAGAGGAACCCGTTATTCCGGCATTTGAGGTGATCGCTACGGTGGCATCGGCAAGCCCTGGCCCCGACGGGGACTATTCCAACGAAGCAGACCCGGCAGAGCTGCAACCCTACGTGGACGCCATTGTCAACGCCGGGGGCTACGCCGTGCTCGACCTCCAGCCGGGCCGGGCCAGCCTGCTGGAGCAAGCCAAGCTTTATGAGGACCTCCTCAGCCACCCCAACGTGGGCCTAGCGCTGGACCCGGAGTGGAAGATTGGCCCGGATGAGCTGCCGATGGAGCGCATTGGCCACGTCGAAGCCGCCGAGGTCAATGAGGTGGCCCAGTGGCTTGCCGCCCTGGTCCGCGAGAAAGGGCTGCCGCAAAAGGCCCTGGTGCTGCACCAATTCCAGCTGCAGATGCTGCGCGACCGCAGCCAGATTGATACCTCCGCACCAGAACTGGCCTTCGTGCTCCACGCCGACGGCCACGGGCCCACCGGCGTGAAGATGGAGACGTGGAATGTGCTGCGTGAGGGACTACACCCAGACTTCTTTATGGCGTGGAAGAACTTCATCGACGAAGATGAGCCCATGCTGGACCCGGCTGCAACCTATGCGGTGGAGCCGCGACCCTGGTTCGTGAGCTACCAATAA
- a CDS encoding 3-isopropylmalate dehydrogenase: MKLAVIGGDGIGPEVTAEALKVLRAVRDDIETTEYDLGARRYLRNGELLTDADLDSLRSHDAILLGAIGAPGQVPPGILERGLLLKMRFALDHHVNLRPSVLYPTATSPLANPGEIDFVVVREGTEGLYCGNGGVLREGTDHEVASEVSQNTRFGVERVVRDAFERAQSRRKKLTLVHKTNVLVNAGGLWQRTVDEVATEYPDVEVDYNHIDAATIYMVTDPSRYDVIVTDNLFGDILTDLAGAVTGGIGLAASGNIDASGTNPSMFEPVHGSAPDIAGKGIADPTAAILSAAMMLRHLGDEANAARIEQAVAADVAQRGAGPLSTVEVGDRIAAALV; encoded by the coding sequence ATGAAACTTGCGGTTATTGGCGGCGACGGTATCGGCCCCGAGGTCACGGCCGAGGCCCTCAAAGTCCTGCGCGCGGTGCGCGATGACATTGAGACCACCGAATATGATCTGGGCGCCCGCCGCTACCTGCGCAATGGGGAACTTCTCACCGACGCTGACTTGGATTCATTGCGTAGCCATGACGCCATCCTCCTGGGGGCCATTGGTGCACCTGGTCAGGTGCCTCCCGGAATCCTGGAGCGTGGCCTGCTGCTCAAGATGCGCTTTGCCCTCGACCACCACGTCAACCTGCGCCCGTCGGTGCTTTATCCCACTGCCACCTCGCCGCTGGCCAATCCTGGCGAGATCGACTTCGTAGTAGTCCGTGAGGGCACCGAAGGTCTCTACTGCGGCAACGGTGGCGTGTTGCGCGAGGGCACCGATCATGAGGTGGCCTCCGAGGTGTCCCAGAACACCCGTTTTGGCGTGGAGCGCGTGGTGCGCGACGCTTTCGAGCGCGCCCAGTCCCGCCGTAAGAAGCTCACCCTGGTGCACAAAACCAACGTGTTGGTCAATGCAGGCGGACTGTGGCAGCGCACTGTGGATGAGGTTGCCACCGAATATCCGGACGTGGAGGTGGACTACAACCACATCGACGCCGCCACCATCTACATGGTCACCGACCCGTCGCGCTATGACGTTATTGTCACCGACAATCTTTTCGGCGACATCCTGACGGACCTGGCGGGTGCGGTCACGGGCGGTATCGGCCTGGCAGCCTCGGGCAACATTGATGCCTCCGGCACCAACCCCTCCATGTTTGAGCCGGTGCACGGCTCTGCCCCGGACATCGCCGGCAAGGGCATTGCCGATCCCACCGCGGCCATTTTGTCCGCTGCCATGATGTTGCGCCACCTGGGTGATGAGGCCAACGCGGCACGCATCGAGCAGGCCGTGGCTGCTGACGTTGCCCAGCGTGGGGCCGGCCCGCTGTCCACCGTGGAGGTTGGCGACCGCATCGCCGCAGCATTGGTCTAA
- a CDS encoding isochorismate synthase codes for MHTSRPATAPDFLLSRSTGSVRTQGAQRTFTEVDDALAALRNGEAEMVVGALPFSRNAAAALTVPKRIIREDGPLEPHAYYRQARLGARVVGYDPQPEEHLERVEAAIATIENSALEKVVLARAVDIAFPEEVDPRFVAARLIDLSYHRDGFIADLSPAGREGAVLVGSSPEVLIKRQGSTVSAFPLAGSAARHPDKARDLIAGQDLLHSAKDLHEHAFVVNHLRSVLEPLCKRLDCPATPQLLKTNEMWHLGTPITGTLKDPTLPALELAVRVHPTPAICGTPTDAAEDVIAIAESDRGFYAGAVGWCDSSGDGEYMVAIRCAEVQGDRARAWAGGGIVAGSDAAAELAETSAKLRTILRALGIDASSAS; via the coding sequence ATGCACACCTCCCGGCCGGCGACAGCACCAGATTTTCTTCTCTCCCGCAGCACTGGATCGGTGCGTACCCAAGGCGCCCAGCGCACCTTCACCGAAGTTGACGACGCACTGGCGGCCCTGAGAAATGGCGAAGCCGAAATGGTAGTAGGCGCGCTGCCCTTCTCCCGTAACGCAGCGGCAGCCTTGACGGTACCGAAGAGAATCATTCGCGAAGATGGGCCGCTTGAGCCGCACGCGTATTATCGGCAAGCCAGGCTGGGAGCGCGGGTCGTGGGCTATGATCCGCAGCCCGAAGAGCACTTGGAGCGCGTTGAAGCAGCTATTGCGACCATCGAGAATTCCGCGTTGGAAAAGGTGGTACTCGCCCGCGCGGTGGATATAGCGTTTCCGGAAGAAGTAGATCCGCGATTTGTGGCAGCGCGGTTAATCGACTTGTCGTACCATCGCGATGGCTTTATCGCCGACCTTAGCCCCGCAGGTCGGGAAGGTGCGGTCTTGGTGGGGTCCTCCCCGGAAGTGTTGATCAAGCGTCAAGGGTCTACGGTAAGCGCCTTCCCTTTGGCGGGGTCGGCAGCGCGGCATCCGGATAAAGCCCGGGACCTCATCGCAGGCCAGGATTTGCTGCATAGCGCCAAGGACCTCCACGAGCACGCGTTTGTAGTCAACCACCTGCGCAGCGTGTTGGAACCACTGTGTAAGCGGCTAGACTGTCCAGCCACCCCGCAGCTGCTCAAGACCAACGAGATGTGGCATTTGGGAACCCCGATTACCGGCACCCTCAAGGACCCCACCCTGCCTGCTTTGGAACTGGCTGTGCGTGTTCACCCCACCCCGGCAATTTGTGGCACACCTACCGATGCCGCCGAAGACGTCATCGCCATCGCCGAATCCGACCGCGGCTTCTACGCCGGGGCAGTCGGCTGGTGCGACAGCAGCGGCGATGGCGAATACATGGTGGCCATCCGCTGCGCAGAAGTCCAAGGGGATCGCGCGCGAGCGTGGGCTGGCGGGGGCATCGTAGCCGGTTCTGATGCCGCAGCCGAGCTAGCCGAGACCTCGGCCAAGTTGCGCACCATTTTGCGCGCCCTGGGAATTGACGCCAGCAGCGCTTCCTAG